The Fluviicola sp. genome contains a region encoding:
- a CDS encoding 1-acyl-sn-glycerol-3-phosphate acyltransferase: protein MRPFYFLLKVSLNISFRLFYKHFIVLRKHKKLFGSTIYVSNHPNSFMDPIMIGAMNYPIVHFMTRSDVFVWWLKPILWSAHMLPIYRQHDGGDMKGKNTDVFKKVNQSLKMGRNILIFGEGFTDDTPIRGLKPVKKGPARMAFGALDAINWSKKIYIAGIGVSYTDRNTIGSEFVLDNGPKICLNDYKEAYAENPNKVINEVTKRVEKDMQDCIVYIAKPARYSLLEGIMQITRKGYNHTNHDARIPLVKRWEYSKKLATWINENVTDESTEILALQKDLDAYFNLEKRMKVQDRFVIAKQHPELVSTLNNWLYLILMWPFAIAGFIHGFIPYIISKKLTEKIMRRKVFWGSVKMMMAKIIGSIYNIPIIILVTKWYLPHWSLGVLYYFIIPVLWRLSYEYARQFKEIQIKRKMKSVDLSKFIEKRADLEERIKKLIPVA from the coding sequence ATGCGTCCGTTTTACTTCTTACTCAAAGTTTCATTAAACATTTCTTTCAGACTCTTCTACAAGCATTTCATTGTTTTACGTAAACACAAAAAACTTTTCGGCAGTACGATTTATGTGAGTAATCACCCGAATTCCTTCATGGACCCGATCATGATCGGAGCGATGAATTATCCCATTGTTCATTTTATGACCCGGTCGGATGTATTCGTTTGGTGGCTGAAACCGATTTTATGGTCGGCACACATGTTACCGATTTATCGCCAGCACGACGGCGGTGATATGAAAGGAAAAAACACCGATGTTTTCAAAAAAGTAAATCAATCCCTGAAAATGGGGCGCAATATCCTGATTTTCGGTGAAGGTTTTACGGATGATACGCCCATCAGAGGTTTAAAACCGGTTAAAAAAGGGCCTGCACGAATGGCTTTCGGGGCGCTGGATGCGATCAACTGGAGCAAAAAAATCTACATTGCCGGAATCGGCGTGAGTTATACCGATAGAAACACGATCGGATCTGAGTTTGTCCTGGACAATGGCCCGAAAATCTGCTTGAACGACTACAAAGAAGCTTATGCTGAAAATCCCAATAAAGTCATCAATGAGGTGACCAAGCGGGTTGAAAAAGACATGCAGGACTGTATTGTCTATATTGCCAAACCGGCTCGTTATTCCTTGCTGGAAGGCATTATGCAGATTACACGTAAAGGATACAATCACACCAATCACGATGCGCGTATTCCACTGGTGAAACGCTGGGAATATTCCAAAAAACTGGCAACCTGGATCAATGAGAACGTAACGGATGAAAGCACGGAAATCCTTGCTCTTCAGAAGGATCTGGACGCTTATTTCAACCTGGAAAAACGCATGAAAGTACAGGACCGTTTTGTGATTGCCAAACAACACCCTGAGTTGGTAAGCACCTTGAATAACTGGTTGTACCTGATTTTGATGTGGCCTTTTGCAATCGCCGGATTCATTCACGGATTTATTCCTTACATCATTTCCAAAAAACTGACGGAAAAAATCATGAGACGAAAGGTTTTCTGGGGTTCCGTAAAAATGATGATGGCCAAGATCATCGGTTCGATCTACAATATCCCGATCATTATTTTAGTTACCAAATGGTATTTACCTCACTGGTCGCTTGGAGTTCTATACTATTTCATCATTCCGGTATTGTGGCGTTTGAGCTATGAATATGCCCGGCAGTTCAAAGAAATCCAAATCAAACGCAAAATGAAAAGTGTGGATCTTTCCAAGTTTATCGAGAAGCGTGCAGACCTGGAAGAGCGTATCAAAAAGCTGATTCCGGTTGCATAA
- a CDS encoding SpoIIE family protein phosphatase, with protein MKRLLLSSLLLGLNSVCLAQTVSYRDLFDRIRKNPSDTTTVTAFLQKIKKDGAETDSTALKAEKFYGFISDTKNHRHVAQIAIFIGSQYNNVGKYSQALKYEIIAEKRLKRIPLTHLLGTTYSLMGNTYFALKNEKKQEESFRNCYDIGVKLGNQMTIAVGATGLGNYYSSIKEYEASNKWNYKALAQFDAIHNNLASGIIRVNIAANYRKLHQMDKAKKMLRESEKNVLLSENNYAKSGYHQEVGDQFMVEKKYAEAIPAYKTALDLVLIDKANHNISDLSKLLSEAYAKNHQYKESVDALKMHLQYKDSVFNETSNQQLLSTEEQYKTEKKDAEIKLLSQANALHESELDRKQFMIWAFGFAGLLLVGVGIYLLKSIRRKNKTNELLALKNTIIEEKQQEILSSINYAKRIQYTLLANDSLLESNLKKHFVLFQPKDIVSGDFYWAIKTKTHFFLAVCDCTGHGVPGAFMSLLNINFLKEAITEKHLSDPGQILDFVRKRLIENLDQGKHFDGMDGILLSMNLETREIQYAGANNGPVIIRNEEIIELPYDKMPVGNGIRTNMFQTHALPHQTGDWLYLFTDGYADQFGGLKGKKFKYSKLKELLLNTSKKPENEQHSILRDTFNQWKSDLEQVDDICVFGIGL; from the coding sequence TTGAAACGATTACTACTAAGTTCCTTACTACTTGGGCTAAACAGCGTATGTTTAGCACAAACTGTCAGTTACAGGGATTTATTTGACCGTATCAGGAAAAATCCTTCAGACACCACCACTGTCACTGCTTTTTTGCAAAAAATTAAAAAGGACGGCGCAGAAACGGATTCCACCGCTTTAAAAGCTGAAAAGTTTTACGGCTTTATTTCGGACACCAAAAACCACCGGCATGTAGCCCAGATCGCTATTTTCATCGGAAGCCAGTACAATAATGTCGGAAAGTATTCCCAGGCCCTGAAATACGAGATCATCGCCGAAAAGCGATTGAAACGCATTCCTCTGACGCATTTGCTGGGCACAACTTACAGTTTGATGGGAAACACTTATTTCGCTTTGAAAAATGAAAAAAAGCAGGAAGAAAGTTTCCGGAACTGTTACGATATCGGGGTGAAACTGGGCAACCAAATGACGATTGCCGTCGGAGCTACCGGATTGGGCAATTATTACAGCAGTATCAAGGAATACGAAGCTTCGAACAAATGGAACTATAAAGCGCTGGCACAATTCGACGCCATTCACAACAACCTGGCAAGTGGCATTATTCGCGTGAATATTGCAGCGAATTACCGCAAGCTCCACCAAATGGATAAGGCGAAAAAGATGCTCCGGGAATCCGAAAAGAACGTATTGCTGAGCGAAAACAATTATGCCAAATCCGGGTACCACCAGGAAGTGGGCGATCAGTTCATGGTTGAAAAAAAATATGCAGAAGCCATTCCTGCCTACAAAACCGCTCTCGACCTCGTACTGATCGATAAGGCAAACCACAACATTTCCGATCTTTCCAAACTCCTGTCAGAAGCTTATGCTAAAAATCACCAGTATAAAGAATCGGTGGATGCTCTGAAAATGCACCTGCAATACAAAGACAGCGTGTTCAATGAAACCAGTAATCAGCAATTGCTTTCTACGGAAGAACAATACAAAACGGAGAAAAAAGATGCCGAGATCAAATTACTGAGCCAGGCAAATGCATTGCACGAAAGTGAACTGGATCGCAAACAATTTATGATTTGGGCCTTCGGATTTGCAGGATTGTTATTGGTCGGAGTCGGGATTTATCTGTTGAAATCCATTCGCAGAAAAAACAAAACCAACGAACTGCTCGCTTTAAAAAATACGATTATTGAAGAAAAACAGCAGGAAATCCTCAGCAGTATCAATTACGCCAAACGCATTCAATATACACTTTTGGCAAACGATTCCTTACTGGAGTCGAACCTCAAAAAGCACTTTGTACTTTTCCAGCCCAAAGACATTGTTTCCGGCGATTTCTACTGGGCAATCAAAACCAAAACACATTTTTTCCTGGCAGTTTGCGATTGCACGGGCCATGGTGTTCCCGGAGCTTTTATGAGTTTGCTCAATATCAATTTCCTCAAAGAAGCCATCACGGAAAAACACCTTTCCGATCCAGGACAGATTCTTGATTTCGTTAGAAAACGCCTGATCGAAAACCTGGACCAGGGAAAACATTTCGACGGAATGGACGGAATACTGCTGTCCATGAACCTCGAAACCAGGGAGATTCAATACGCGGGAGCCAATAATGGCCCGGTAATTATCCGCAACGAAGAAATCATCGAGTTGCCTTACGATAAAATGCCTGTCGGAAACGGGATACGCACCAACATGTTCCAAACACATGCATTACCGCATCAAACCGGTGATTGGTTGTACCTGTTCACAGATGGTTATGCGGACCAGTTCGGTGGATTGAAAGGGAAAAAATTCAAGTACAGCAAGCTGAAAGAATTGCTTTTGAACACCAGCAAAAAACCGGAAAACGAACAGCACTCGATTTTAAGAGATACATTTAACCAGTGGAAATCGGACCTGGAGCAGGTGGATGATATCTGTGTATTTGGAATCGGACTTTAG
- the crcB gene encoding fluoride efflux transporter CrcB — translation MNVFYVFLGGGIGSLLRFGISQLILKFPKSVFPVATLASNLLASLLVGIFLVLMMKMKPANADSFQAFWIIGVCGGFSTFSTFAKENLELMERGQWLIAVLNIVISISFCIGMVYLGRKLVV, via the coding sequence ATGAATGTATTTTATGTCTTTTTGGGAGGAGGAATCGGGTCCTTACTGCGTTTTGGGATCAGTCAGTTAATTCTTAAATTCCCGAAATCCGTTTTTCCGGTCGCAACACTCGCTTCCAATCTGCTGGCTTCTTTATTGGTAGGTATATTCCTGGTACTGATGATGAAAATGAAACCTGCGAATGCGGATTCCTTCCAGGCATTTTGGATTATCGGTGTTTGCGGCGGATTCAGTACATTTTCAACCTTTGCAAAAGAAAACCTGGAATTGATGGAAAGAGGGCAGTGGCTGATTGCGGTTTTGAATATCGTGATCTCGATCAGTTTCTGTATCGGAATGGTATATTTGGGCAGGAAATTAGTTGTTTAA
- a CDS encoding phosphatase PAP2 family protein — MFEYLESIDRSIVLTINGWNTPFLDQFFWYVTKTATWIPFYLLLIYLIYRNYGTRTMFVFLAMALLMIAIVDSSTTFFFKDTIMRYRPSHNLLLEKHLHYFMEDGHTYLGGKYGFFSSHASNNAAVALLGWFFLRKFYPNLKWILIFCVALIGLSRIYLTMHYLSDVLCGVIWGILWAFVFWKLYQRFFGTKTTSE, encoded by the coding sequence ATGTTTGAATACCTGGAATCCATTGACAGAAGTATTGTTCTAACGATAAATGGTTGGAATACGCCGTTCTTGGATCAGTTTTTCTGGTATGTTACCAAAACAGCCACGTGGATTCCGTTTTACTTATTGCTCATTTATTTGATCTACCGGAACTATGGAACGCGAACCATGTTTGTGTTCCTGGCAATGGCCCTGTTAATGATAGCCATCGTAGATAGTTCCACGACTTTCTTTTTCAAGGACACGATCATGCGGTACCGCCCGTCCCATAATTTGCTGCTGGAAAAACACCTGCATTATTTCATGGAAGACGGACATACCTATTTGGGCGGAAAATACGGGTTCTTTTCTTCCCACGCCTCCAATAATGCTGCAGTAGCATTGTTGGGATGGTTCTTCCTGCGCAAGTTCTACCCGAACCTGAAATGGATCCTGATCTTTTGCGTTGCTTTGATCGGGCTTAGCCGGATTTACCTGACGATGCACTATTTATCGGATGTACTTTGCGGCGTTATTTGGGGAATTTTGTGGGCTTTCGTATTTTGGAAGTTGTATCAACGATTTTTTGGTACTAAAACAACGTCCGAATGA
- the obgE gene encoding GTPase ObgE, with the protein MASDNFVDYVKIHCTSGNGGGGSAHFRREKYIPQGGPDGGDGGRGGHIILRGNSQLWTLLHLKYQKHSKAGHGEHGSGQLQKGAQGEDKYIEVPLGTLAKDAETGETLFEITEDGEEKILVPGGRGGLGNDHFKSSTYQTPRFAQPGEPGQERWMILEMKILADVGLVGKPNAGKSTLLSVLSSAKPEIADYPFTTLRPNLGIVKYRDYRSFVMADIPGIIEGAHEGKGLGLRFLRHIERNSCLLFMVPADADDIHEEYKLLLNELKQYNPELLHKERLLAITKSDMLDDELKEAMSKDLPKIPYVFISSVAQQGLTELKDLIWKHLTHV; encoded by the coding sequence ATGGCATCAGATAATTTCGTTGATTATGTAAAAATTCACTGTACTTCCGGGAACGGAGGTGGTGGTTCGGCGCATTTTCGTCGCGAAAAGTATATTCCGCAGGGAGGACCGGATGGTGGTGATGGAGGACGCGGCGGCCATATTATCCTGCGCGGGAACAGTCAATTGTGGACTTTACTTCATTTGAAGTATCAGAAACACTCCAAAGCCGGTCACGGGGAACATGGTTCTGGCCAATTGCAAAAAGGTGCACAGGGAGAAGATAAGTACATTGAAGTTCCGCTTGGAACCCTGGCAAAAGATGCGGAAACCGGAGAAACACTTTTCGAGATCACGGAAGACGGCGAGGAAAAGATCCTGGTACCGGGAGGTCGCGGAGGTTTAGGGAACGATCATTTTAAATCGTCGACCTACCAGACTCCGCGTTTTGCACAGCCCGGGGAACCTGGCCAGGAACGCTGGATGATCCTCGAAATGAAAATCCTGGCGGATGTCGGTTTGGTGGGGAAACCCAATGCCGGGAAAAGTACGCTGCTTTCTGTTTTATCTTCAGCGAAACCCGAAATTGCGGACTATCCGTTTACCACGCTCCGACCGAACCTGGGAATTGTCAAATACCGCGATTACCGTTCATTTGTAATGGCAGATATTCCGGGAATCATTGAAGGGGCACACGAAGGAAAAGGTTTGGGATTGCGCTTCCTGCGCCACATCGAACGGAATTCCTGTTTGTTGTTCATGGTTCCGGCAGATGCGGATGATATTCACGAAGAATACAAATTGCTGCTAAACGAATTGAAACAATACAATCCGGAATTGCTGCACAAAGAGCGCTTGCTGGCAATTACGAAATCCGATATGCTGGACGACGAATTGAAAGAAGCAATGAGCAAGGATTTGCCGAAAATACCTTATGTGTTCATTTCGTCTGTTGCACAGCAAGGCCTCACGGAATTAAAAGACTTGATCTGGAAGCATTTGACCCATGTTTGA
- a CDS encoding adenylate kinase → MLNIVLFGPPGAGKGTQSERLIVRYNLVHLSTGDIFRANIKGETELGLLAKSYMDQGNLVPDEVTINMLKSEVLKHENAKGFIFDGFPRTNAQAQALDSFLGSINTEITMMVGLEVAEEELRERLKKRAEVSGRPDDANPEVIQNRINVYKNETAPVKDYYEKQGKYIAVDGIGSIDDISERLYAAIDNN, encoded by the coding sequence ATGTTGAACATCGTACTATTTGGCCCTCCCGGAGCAGGGAAAGGGACACAGTCGGAAAGATTGATCGTCAGATATAACCTGGTGCATTTATCAACAGGTGATATCTTTCGCGCAAACATCAAAGGTGAAACCGAATTGGGCCTATTGGCAAAAAGTTACATGGATCAGGGAAATTTAGTACCGGATGAGGTGACAATTAATATGTTGAAAAGCGAAGTGTTGAAGCATGAAAATGCCAAAGGCTTTATTTTTGACGGATTTCCACGAACAAATGCACAGGCTCAGGCTTTGGATTCATTCCTTGGTTCTATCAATACCGAAATTACCATGATGGTTGGGTTGGAAGTAGCTGAAGAAGAATTGCGAGAGCGTTTGAAAAAACGTGCGGAAGTCAGCGGAAGACCGGATGATGCAAATCCGGAAGTAATCCAGAACCGTATCAATGTTTATAAGAATGAAACGGCGCCGGTGAAAGATTACTACGAAAAACAGGGAAAATACATTGCAGTAGACGGCATCGGAAGTATCGACGATATTTCAGAGAGATTGTACGCTGCAATAGACAATAATTAA
- the hpt gene encoding hypoxanthine phosphoribosyltransferase — translation MHLKLDDKVLQLNDKTFEIFIQKEKIQSEISALAARLEQDYAGKEVVFIAVLNGAFMFAADLMKYFRSSCEITFVKVSSYQGMHSSGRVDEVIGLTTSIKDKHVVILEDIVDTGITMEKLFTLLSVEKPASLEIATLLFKPDAFKGTHTPTYIGFSIPNKFVVGYGLDYNEQGRNTEHIYQLKGE, via the coding sequence TTGCACTTAAAATTAGACGACAAAGTGCTTCAACTCAACGATAAAACATTTGAGATTTTTATCCAAAAAGAAAAAATTCAGTCAGAGATTTCGGCTTTAGCTGCACGATTGGAACAGGATTACGCGGGAAAAGAGGTCGTATTTATTGCTGTTTTGAACGGAGCGTTTATGTTCGCTGCTGATCTGATGAAATATTTCCGGTCTTCCTGTGAAATTACCTTTGTAAAAGTAAGCAGCTACCAGGGAATGCATTCTTCCGGAAGAGTGGATGAGGTAATCGGCCTTACAACGTCGATCAAAGATAAACACGTCGTTATTTTGGAAGATATCGTAGACACCGGTATTACGATGGAGAAGTTATTTACCTTGTTATCGGTAGAAAAACCGGCAAGTTTGGAAATAGCAACTTTGTTATTCAAACCGGACGCATTTAAAGGAACACATACCCCAACATATATTGGTTTTTCCATTCCGAACAAATTTGTAGTAGGCTACGGCCTGGATTACAACGAGCAGGGAAGAAATACCGAACACATTTATCAACTGAAGGGAGAATAA
- a CDS encoding 5-(carboxyamino)imidazole ribonucleotide synthase, translating into MKKQWNGNSYKVGMLGGGQLGRMFIQEALNYDVHVHCLDPDADAPCRHLATSFRHGSLLDFETVVDFGKDKDVVTVEIEHVNVEALRELENRGVKVFPQPDVLAIVQDKGLQKEFYLKHGLPTAEFTLVDGKEALLAQNIPFPYVLKWRKGGYDGKGVQMMKSAADFDQLKDTPYVIEQLVPFTKELSVIVSRNEAGESVVYPTVECEFSPVANLVEFLFSPAEISEEVERKAREIALKVIDSLQMVGILAVELFLTADNEILINEIAPRPHNSGHHTIECCYTSQFEQHLRSIVNAPLGSTKLITPGVMINLLGEPGYEGTAKYENLEEVISLEGVSVHLYGKQTTKPFRKMGHVTIYGPNLDELKTRGRMVAKELKIKA; encoded by the coding sequence ATGAAAAAACAATGGAACGGAAACTCTTATAAAGTTGGAATGCTTGGTGGCGGACAATTGGGCCGCATGTTTATACAGGAAGCCTTGAATTATGATGTTCATGTACATTGTTTGGACCCCGATGCAGATGCTCCGTGCAGGCACCTGGCAACTTCTTTCCGGCATGGTTCTTTGCTGGATTTCGAAACAGTGGTGGATTTCGGGAAGGACAAAGACGTGGTAACCGTAGAGATCGAACACGTGAATGTGGAAGCATTGCGCGAATTGGAAAACCGCGGAGTAAAAGTATTCCCGCAGCCAGACGTACTGGCAATTGTACAGGACAAAGGCTTGCAAAAGGAGTTCTACCTGAAACACGGTCTTCCGACGGCGGAATTTACCCTCGTAGACGGAAAAGAAGCCTTACTTGCTCAAAACATCCCGTTCCCATACGTACTGAAATGGCGTAAAGGCGGATACGACGGAAAAGGTGTGCAAATGATGAAATCTGCTGCCGATTTCGACCAGTTGAAAGACACTCCTTACGTGATCGAACAGCTGGTGCCTTTCACCAAAGAACTTTCGGTGATAGTTTCCAGGAATGAAGCGGGAGAAAGCGTGGTTTACCCCACTGTGGAATGTGAATTCAGTCCGGTGGCAAACCTGGTTGAGTTCCTGTTTTCACCTGCAGAAATTTCCGAAGAAGTAGAGAGAAAAGCACGTGAAATTGCGCTGAAAGTGATTGATTCGCTGCAAATGGTCGGTATTTTGGCCGTAGAACTTTTCCTGACTGCTGACAATGAGATTTTGATCAATGAAATCGCGCCTCGTCCTCACAACAGCGGGCACCATACCATTGAATGCTGTTATACTTCCCAGTTTGAACAACACCTGAGAAGTATCGTAAATGCTCCGTTGGGGTCTACCAAACTGATTACTCCCGGAGTAATGATCAACCTGCTGGGAGAGCCCGGCTACGAAGGAACTGCCAAATACGAAAACCTCGAAGAAGTCATTTCCCTGGAAGGAGTCAGTGTTCACCTGTACGGAAAGCAAACTACCAAACCTTTCCGCAAAATGGGACATGTAACCATCTACGGGCCAAACCTGGATGAACTCAAAACAAGGGGAAGAATGGTGGCTAAAGAATTAAAAATCAAAGCTTAA